From the Paludibacterium paludis genome, one window contains:
- the secF gene encoding protein translocase subunit SecF gives MELFRFKKDIPFMSYGRLTTSISLLTFVLAVFFLVTRGLNFSVEFTGGTVMEVQYKEAVSIGQVRAKVESLKLGDATVQSLGTARDVMIRLPSRKDKSSSQISTEVVKALKADHADVELRKVDFVGPQVGDELVQHGLIAVIIVCLGIMAYLAVRFEWRFAVSAIVANMHDVVIILGCFALFQWEFSLTVLAGILAVLGYSVNESVVVFDRVRENFRKAAMRNRTVAEVIDNAITSTMSRTLITHGCTETMVLSMLLFGGPALHGFATALTIGIVFGIYSSVLVASPVVMWLGVSRENLVKPPKQKEEAVV, from the coding sequence ATGGAACTCTTCCGGTTCAAAAAAGACATTCCGTTCATGAGCTACGGCAGGCTCACCACGTCGATCTCCCTGCTGACCTTCGTGCTTGCCGTCTTCTTTCTGGTCACCCGCGGCCTGAACTTCAGCGTGGAGTTCACCGGAGGAACGGTGATGGAAGTCCAGTACAAGGAGGCGGTGAGTATCGGCCAGGTTCGCGCGAAAGTGGAAAGCCTGAAACTGGGCGATGCCACCGTGCAGAGTCTCGGCACGGCACGCGACGTGATGATCCGCCTGCCCAGCCGCAAGGACAAATCCTCGTCGCAAATTTCCACCGAGGTGGTAAAAGCGCTCAAGGCGGATCACGCCGATGTTGAGCTGCGCAAGGTCGATTTCGTCGGTCCGCAGGTCGGCGACGAACTTGTGCAGCATGGCCTGATCGCCGTGATCATCGTATGTCTGGGCATCATGGCCTACCTCGCGGTGCGTTTCGAGTGGCGTTTCGCCGTGTCGGCCATTGTCGCCAACATGCACGACGTGGTGATCATTCTGGGCTGCTTCGCCCTGTTCCAGTGGGAGTTCTCGCTGACCGTTCTGGCCGGTATCCTCGCGGTGCTCGGCTACTCGGTGAACGAGTCGGTCGTGGTCTTCGACCGGGTTCGCGAAAACTTCCGCAAGGCGGCCATGCGCAACCGTACCGTCGCCGAGGTCATCGACAACGCCATCACCTCGACGATGAGCCGTACCCTGATCACCCACGGCTGCACGGAAACCATGGTGCTGTCGATGCTGTTGTTCGGCGGCCCCGCCCTGCATGGCTTCGCCACGGCGCTGACCATCGGCATCGTGTTCGGCATTTACTCGTCGGTGCTGGTCGCCAGCCCTGTCGTGATGTGGC